A window of Glycine soja cultivar W05 chromosome 13, ASM419377v2, whole genome shotgun sequence genomic DNA:
CAGAGTGGATACTTCATCTTTTTACCAGAGCATATATTTTTGCATTTAGAAGATTACAAATGACCTAATCAATTTTGACAGTGTCACCATACCAGTCCATCAGATACATATCACCAATATCAAATATTATTAGAAAGTTAATATTACTAGTGACATTTGAAACAACTgaagaaaaaatagagagaTAACTGACTCACTTGATTATTGTCAAATGACATGTCTTGTACACAAGCACGAGTTGGAATCTTTGATACGCATTCTGAAGCAGGAAGGTTCCAAAGTGATATATTACGTCCACTACTGCAAGCCTGAATAAAAGTGACAATAGTCCCTTAACTATTATAAAACCAACCAACAATTCAATAACATATACACCATAATTTCCCATGCATGTGTTCATTTTACCAGTTTGCCTACAGAGAAAGGACTACCTTAAAATGTGAAGATTATTCTTGCAAGAAACATGTGTTTTttatagatgaaataaaaaaattattagcaaAAATAGCTTTATCACATAATGCTTATAATTGCACAGgacaagaaaataaatcataattagaTATAACAATGTTTTAAATCCCAGTTAGCGGCTGACCCCAAAAACACTAAAGCAGGATGACTgctattctaatttttttttcatatttatgtatattttatttaattattatattttatatatttgtctCTATTATATTGCATTATACAATGTATATTTGCAACTCTAAACTAGGGAAGATCAGCAGAACAAAGGGGAAACAAGGGCAAAAGTCACAGAACAGGGAAGCTAAAAAACAGCAAAACGGGCTGCACACTCCGCCAGAGATGGTCAGAAGTGGTGTGACGGAGAGACAAGCAAGAGAAGGGTCAAATGGCAGAGATAGGTGACACGTTTTTGGAGAGCATTTTCAGTAAAACAGAATAGCAGCGCTGTCCCTGCCACTACAGCCACGACATTGAACTGTGCCGTTATGGAGGCCCCGGTTGCGGCCAGGGCCCACTCCACCATGGTGCTATAGCACACTATTCTCAATCCTGAGAAATATCAGTTATCCAAGTTTTAATAGTTAATGAACCATATATCAATAACAAGGCATTGCATGCgtaatttattttggtttccAAAGAACAAAACATTGTCTAATATCTgttctcataacatcacatcaactgCATCTGTAGTTATGCCCAGAAGCGATCAACATTTTGTCTGAACATTTGTATTTCTTTTACCAAATTAGGATGTGTAAAGCGAAAACATGAAGGGAAGTGGCaaggaaattataaaataagatttatgcTCTTACCAACCAGCTCTCACTTGCATCTAAAGCAACACAACCAACCCATGAAGCAGATCCCTTTAATTTCAAATCTCTTGCTGGATCAATCACTTGCGTACACTTTCCACTTTTGCAATCTAGTAAATATGGTAAATAAGCCTAGAAAACGTAAGTACCCAATAAATCTATACCAATATATTTCAATAACCAAttaatttacattaaaaaaagtaatatgatTAATGTAGTTTGTTCAACTTTAGTAACTTGAGCTGAAAAATGAATAATACCCCAAATTCGTGTTGTCCCATCCTCCGAACCTGTTATGATCTAAACATTGATCAGAAAGAATCAACAGTTAAAAACCTAGAAATAATGTGGAACGACAACAAGATCACTAAGCAAAAGAGAAATAGCAACAGAGAAGATACTTTAACAGTCAGGATTTTAAAATACTAACCCACATATTCTCTAGCACAAGAACAGTAATGGAACTTTAAATTCTATTactagtttaaaattttaacattttgtgTAGAAACTATAAATTATTTCTGCAGAAAAGATCTCTAGTTGCTTCAACAGTATACATCTCTCCTTTTTCTCATCTCCCCCTTCAATACCTTTTTATATGGTACATATAACTATTGCCCTGTCTATGTCTTGTATATGTTccaaaaagtattaaatataactTTACGACTAATAAAGACATCATATATagtgcaaaaataaaaaaccaaataaatttattttaaataataaaactccAGGTAATCTCTCCACTCtccttattttataataatatcattatcTCCACTAGGACCACTATGTCTTGTAAAAGCTTGTAAAATGCTCCCctttatttaataaagttcAGACCAATGTCTAAACAAGATGCAaactccattctccacctttgggtTTATTTCTCAGTTAATAATTATCATCAAGTTCAAATGATAATAAGGTCAAGAATCAAGACCTGATTTGATGAGTTGCGAGCAACTATACAATGCAAATAGTCCATGTGCCCCTTGAATACCATTTTCACTTTACCAGTTTCCTAGAAACATTAACACAAGTTAGTCCAGTATCAACACAAATATAGTTATAAATCAAGTTATCCAAGAATTATATTCACCTTCCGTGAATACATAATTACATACCACATCCCAACAATATGCACAAGAATCACCAGATGCGGCAAAAACAGATCCCCCCtacaattaaacaaaaaaatatcgaCACAAACTGAATCTTgaaataacaaacaaattattGTGACAAACACTCAAAAACAATTGCAAACCTGAGTATTGACAGCAATAGCATTATTCTCTGGGACGGGTGAAAGTGCACCCCAAGGACCTCTGAAAGACAATAGTGAGTGGACATATAGAGGACAATCAGAACCAAAAACAGAGGTACAAAGGAACTGCTGATAGCCCGATGCTAAATTATAATAAGGTACAAATTTTCTACACATGCCCTGATTGTGAGAAGAATCTTTTCTGACAGGTTCCAACTCAGGCAAATACCATAAAGATTAACTATGACAATTGTAAAAGCAAATCAGATAaagaagaattttaaatatCCAAGATTAtttccaaatcattttaaatgattttttagtgCAATAGACAATAATGCCAAATGTTGAAATCTACAATAGTATATTCAGAGAATATACATGAAACATGAGCCAAACAACAGTGAAATCAAGAAGCATAAAGCATCCTGTAGATCTGCAGTGCTTATAGCAAACAAGCTGAAACATGCATCAATTCTACAACATCATGGAGGGTTGGAAGTGGGGACAAGtttaaattttgggaggatagaTGGATGGGTGATGAGGACATGCTACCAACACATGGGGGCCTTCAAAGATGCGGGGTGGGAATGGGATTTTAGGTGGAGAAGACCATTGTTTGATAATGAAATAGAGATGGCGGTTTCATTCTTATCGGAGGTTGCACGTCACCCAATTCAGCCGCACAGGTGATAAATGGGTGTGGAAGGCAGATCCGAGTGGGGAATACACGTCAAAATCTGCTTATTTTGTGTTGAGGGGGGAAATAGCTGAACACCAACAGGATGGAGCATTCAAGGAGCTATGGAAGCTTAAGCTGCCGCCTAAGTTTGTTATATTTGCGTGGAGGCTAATTAGAGATAGACTTTCAACTAGAGCAAATTTGCGGACTCAACAGATTCAGGTTGAAGATGCAACTTGCCCATTCTGCAGCGAGGTGGAGGAAAGCGCAGGTCACTTATTTTTTCACTGTCACAAGATAATTCCAGTATGGTGGGAATCCTTGTCTTGGGTAGATCTGTCCGGGGCCTTCCCAAATCACCCAAGGCAACATTTCCTCCAACACATACATGGGGTGACAGAGGGAATGAGATCTAccagatggaaatggtggtggttGGCGCTGACTTGGACCATTTGGAAGCAAAGAAATGACATTATCTTCTCCAATGGTTCACTAAATGCCAACAGAATCCCAGATGATGCACTTTTCACATTATGGACGTGGCTTACAAACTTGGAAAAGGATTTCAACACTCACTATAACTACTGGTCTTCCAATGTTAGAGCAGGGCTTCTCAATAGAGTAGGATAGATTATTACAGCATTTTCTAGTACTAAGGATTTCTGTAATATTCTATATATAGTTCATATCTTTGGTCTAATGCATTGTTATGGGGCCAAATTTGAACTGTAATATGTATTACTAGTACCCCTGGTACTCaattaatatatcatattatttttgctgagcaaaaaaaaaaagcatcaatTCTTTAAAAACTCACTTGTGTTGAGGATTCACCACATCAAGTACAGGCTTGATATCATTTCCTGAAATATTAAGGGATGACATACATAACACATAGAAATCATTAATTCAAcagtaaaaataagaaaataagtgGCGTAGAAGTAAGTGAAGGACTGAAGGGGAATGACACAACTCCCAATCAAATCAAATGCATGATAAGGGAGAGGTATTGTAGAGGATAAAGAACAATATCATATTGAGCTTTAGCCAACCAAAGAAATTTAGCAGAACCATAAATTTGCCGCATCACATCAATCATTTTGATGTTTCTCATTTAGAATTCTAAAttcttaaagaaaatgaaaatgatagatggAACTGTTAGAGTATTAGGATTCTCACTGACATATCCTTTTATGGGTCTTATCATGAAGTGTTATTGATCTGTGTTTTGTACTAGTTTTACAATACTAGTACTTAAcctatatgttaaaaataaaataaaataaagtaatagaTTAGTgtattatatcatatatatacatcaaagcTTTTTCTAATATCATTTGAGTTGTGTTTCTCTCTTCTGTATTTTCCATAATTCCATCTTTACCCTAAAATTTCAAGTGGAAAAAATCTCAATTCTTATTAACACTTTGCAgttttttgatataaaatatgtaaaagagcAATCAAACAAATCAATCAGATTTAGTTTTATCATGCTTTACAAAGGAACAAATCCAAGGGGCACtttcaatataaaaaagaaacacttgcaagtaaaaataaaacactAAGATTCATAGATtcagaaacaaaataattgaggaaaaacaaagaaaacaatgatGAAAGTTGCTTCAGAGacgaaaaagataaaaatggatgcaCTAATGCTCAGGCTAATTTAATATTCGATTTCAACAGTAGTGCGTGTTTGGCTCAGTTTATTTTGAGGAAATATTTGCTTATTTTTACCAGcttttgcaaaaataaataatttcccAAAAATTAATCATTCCCAAACAAGCAATATCACCTTGGGAAGAAACAGAATAATTTGAGCTTGAAAATTCCTTCCATCTCCATCCTCGAATCTGACCATCATCACCACAGCTGCAAGATAAAACTGCTGTCAGGAGTTGTGCCAAATGGTTAATATGTTTCATTCTTGCATCTAGTCATGAAAAATCATTTCAGCGTGCAtatgaattatattaaaaagaacTATAACGTCTGCCAACACATAACTCCCTAAACAAAACCCTTATAAAGCATCTAGCAGGTTCACAACTAGCTCATCATGCAATTAATTAATTCCTTCAAGACCATGATAGTAAATGCAAATACACATTAAAAGGCACAAATGCATAACATAGGACTAGGAGGGCATGATGGGGGAAAAAACttcaagagcatcttcaataGTGAACTTGTTATTTGgttctcattttaaaatttaaatggctgaaaagaaatttttctaagtagaaaataagaaacaatAGAAGCATTCATGCAGCTAGCACAAATCATGCTCTTATAGCCCTACATTTGAGTCTGCCTCTTCATGCATAAACTACACACACGCGGAAAAAGTATCCTAACGCGGTACATCGTGAGAAGACAGTAAGACGAGACAAACAGAGGTATCAGTATTCAGTAGTAATTTGAACCTCAGCAACAGAGCATCTTCGCCGTCACCATAAAACTTGACATCGTAAGCAGGTCCAGCGTGCGCTTGAACGAAGCAATTTGGTTCAGCCAATAACCTAAACCAGTAGCATTGCACACGAAACACGGTTAAGCCCTAAGACcaataaataattgattaagCATAAATTCTGTGAAGGCAGACGTACTCATCTGTATCGGCATTGACAAAACCGAATGGCTGCAACAAATAAGAAATGCAAAAACAACGAAATAAGAAAAGCTAGTTTCACCATCAAAATTGGAAAGAAATAAACTGCTAACGGCGCGTGAAGTGAAATGATAGttgaaagcaaacaaaattgGTTGGGTATGCACTtgaattgaactaaaaaaaaagaaagaaagaaggaattGAGACGATGAGAACATTTTTGAGCTTAGAGGCGGCGACGGAGGAAGAGATGGAGTAGGATGCGACGGAACCGTCGCTAGAGGCGACAAGGAGAGTGTCGAGGTTAGAGGTGTAGGGTGGGGCCCAAGCGGTTCGGAAAACGGTTCGGGTTTGGATTTCCCTCTCCCTGACTACGGTTTCTCTGTATGCGTCTTCGTCCCAGTTCGTGGCGTCGCCGCACATTGTTACTCGCCGCTCGCTTTTTCAGCAAAGAAGTGCAGTCAAAGACGTCGTTTTAAAGAGGATGATGACCCTTGGATTCGGGCCGCGACCGGGATAAACTGGTTGACCCCGCCTCTTTTTACAATTTTCCAAGTGAAtatttctcatcacaattgttATTTCCAATCCCTGTTGTACTTTTGCTCTACTAATTATTGCAATTGTGATATTGAGTCCTTAGTTTCCAATTGCACAAAAATTGAGCTTTTTTACCAAACTGAAAATATTCACCAATTCATCCTCAATTCCCTTCTCTCACCTCCCTTGGATTTAACTGCTACCAAACAAACCACTAAACAAAAACGTTTATTttcatctctcttttttttacctgttttctttcccttttcctaTTTTAATTCACCCTACTTTCACCTCCCTCGGATTTAACTGCCACCATTAAAcaaaacattttcattttatttctttttttactattttcattCACCTGTTATTTATCTCTTTTCTATCACTATCAAAGGTCCAAAGTTATCTTCTTTTTATGGAAAGGTCCAAATCCAAAGGTATCTTAGTGGCTTATGTTATTAtccattttaatatatatttattacaataatCTGAATAGAATAAGCTGGTCCCCGTAGAACAACAAGGGAAATACCTCAGACTATCCtatttatattttgtctttTGCTGGGTTAGGTTCTCACATCCACAATGTGGGACCTGAAAAGCACATTCAACCTACAAATTCCATTTCGAGAAACATAACATAACAACCACCATCTCAATTACCTAATATAACTGGAAGATGTCCAATATTCTGCTTATTTAATGTCTTGCAAAGCCAATTTCATATTACTAAGAATTTATCACTCTGCAGTTCTTCCTAATCTCTCCATTAGTCCCAGTCTTAATATTGATATTCCCCATCTTGATCATAGAGTTGGCAAAGTCCCCAAAGAAGAGTCCACTATCGTTGCTATAGCTCTGGActaaagatttagtagttgaaTTAGCTTCATCACTAGAAAATAGAATCTGGTCAGAACTGAGAAGGCCCATTCCACTGAGCAAGTTCTTGAAGTAGTGACTGTCAAATAGATCCGAGGAATTCCGATCAAGGACTGTTGTAACGTTTCCATCTCCATTTTGAGGACACAAACTTTGCAGGTCAGAGAGCATGTCTGTGTCTAGAGTACTGTCTGGTGCACCTGTTCCTGAGAAGTTGAATAATCTATTGCCAAACAGTGTACACCTTGCTCGGCCAATAGTATGGGCACCTTCACAAATAATTGGATTAGTAAATGTTAGTtaccatatatataaatatatattgaagCAATTAAGctaacaaattaagaaaaaaacttaGATACAGTTTCTTAAGAGTTGTTGGTGTAATTCTCTAATCAGTATTGAAGTTCCATGTTGACAATCTATGTAAATCTTTAATGCATACCTTCATTACACAGATTACTAAGATgaaacttcaattttaattgaagaACAACACCAGCAACACCTGAGAAACTGTATCTAAGCTTTTTACTTAGATACAGTTCCCTCTGGGTGCTGCTCTCCAATCCGAACTGAAGTTTTACTTTCATAATCTGCACAATCCTTTAATGCATACCTTTATTATATAGATTACTAAGGTGAAACTTCAACTCTAATTGGAGAACAACAcctaaaaaactatatataattttcttgatTAATTGTTTACGAGCTAGCTAGCTTGAATAGATTGTGAAGTTCTATATATGTTACCTGATAAAGAAACAACATCTGTGAGATTAAGGCCCATATTAGTAAACTTTGAAATGATGGTATCTAATGGATCAAATGGCGAAGGAAGCGCCTCATTTGCTAGTGTTCCGTTTGAGGCTGTTCCATCTCTTCGTCCTAGCAGAACCTTCCAAGAAGGACCACCACTCTACGAAACATTGTGACTTTATGAGTGATATATGTAATTATGCTAAACCCAAATTGGTTGTCTAAGAAGAAgtacataaaaaatatgacaGATCTAGTTAACCACTTCTACAACTTGTTTGGGTAAGTTATATTTCATTCACGTGCATGTTCCTCGACTTGAAAAcgaaataagtaaaattaatatagaGAATAATGGGATTTGAATAGAATTACTAGGAAAACAGAATCTCTGGCAGCGATGGCTAATATATCAGCACAGGAGACAACCCCACTACATGCACTCTCCACTGAACTTTTGATTGTATCTACCACTTCATATCCTCTAGCAGAGTTCAGGTTAGGAGCAGCAGATTTCTCTCCATCATCACCACCATCTAGTAGTATTGATCCATCACAACCCTGATGATGTTCGACCAAAAACAAATtgatataaatgaaaattaggTGTATCAGATTATAATTATACCATGATGGAAGGAAGAATAAGCATTTCAGTTTCAGTGACTACTCCATGTTTTATATGAGAGTGGAACTTAAGATCTCTGCCCCACCCTATACCTTAATCGCTTGAGTTATGCTCTAACTTATTGATTCTGTGTCACATAATTAATGGGAAATATGGAATACCTAGTAACAGTATTTCGATATAACACGATAATTTCTCTttggataattttaaaaaaaaattctttagtgCAGTTTACTGACAACTTTGTGTTGATACAAGAACTCATAATCTATCTAAGCATGCAATTTACTACCCTTTAATTGcaccaataaaatatttttagtacaAATCAAAGTTTCAAATTGTGTTTGCGCGTGATTGCAGAGaccaataaaaatttaatattgtgGACAATTGCATGCAAATGCAGCTGATGCAATGTGCCCTTAATATAGCAACCACTTGTTGACTACAATTTAAAACTTTGAATAAATTGCAATCCTTTACTACCAATATTATTTGGGACTTTGAGGTTAGATATGTGTTAGTAACATATTCTCCAACACATTTTCTATCATTCGTTAAAGTTGATTAGAAACTATAAAATCATTAGTATGACTCATTAAATATGAAGTCGGACTCAATAAATTATGGGATTTCCAATATCAGTTAATAATAAAGACTTAGTTTTAAAAAGTGTATCAGAGATAGTATGTTGTTAACATTTTCTGTAGGTTACAAGGATAAGAATGATAACAATATCCCTAACAATTTGACTGATCATGAAGTGTGCATATAACAAAACAACCATTAAACTTACATTCACAAAACAATCATGAAAGTGAAGGCGAAGCAAAGAAGCAGCCATTCGAATCTCATTCATTAGAGCTTTTTGAACCTCTCTCCTTACTATTTTGGAAACGTTAGGACATGATGATTTATAAAAGTCTGTTGTCAGTTGGGACCTTACTGCCAAAAGCAACAGGAACATATTCATTAGACAAAAGTGATAACCGCTCGAACTAAATGGCCGCTTCATTGTTATTTACTGTGCAAGGTCTAACTAATAACTATAAGACCAAAGGAAGGatgcaaattataaaaagagGCCAGACAACTATGAATGTGGAAACGTATATGCTTAATTTATAGACAATGATACCAGAGATGTCAcatttatatattcacataaaAACACCACACCACTTGTGACTTAATTTGCTGCTCAGTGGCCTCGTGTTTGACTGAATTCAACATTTGTGTGCTTAATATATCCTTTAGGctgtttaatattataatttgatttgcATACATAATTAAATCAATCTTCCAAATTTATAAACACCTATTCTCTTTAGAATTATGTACATAAGTGATCCAGAATGACAACCTTCAAATTAGTAGTATATTATCAACCTCACGTCACATGCTAGTGTGATGTTACGCTGGCATGCATGATGCAATAGTCATCAAATTCTATGTAATGGCCAGGTTTCAACTTCGAGTTCATGAATTAAGACGcaccaaaatatataatataaacctCCAACTTGCCAGATTTTCCAGTTTTTCACGCGTTCTGTATTTTAATAACCCAAACTTGATTAATATGTGGACTCATGCATGGGGTGCCTCTTCCATTAACTAAGTTTACTTTGATAACTTA
This region includes:
- the LOC114382453 gene encoding peroxidase N-like; this encodes MKRPFSSSGYHFCLMNMFLLLLAVRSQLTTDFYKSSCPNVSKIVRREVQKALMNEIRMAASLLRLHFHDCFVNGCDGSILLDGGDDGEKSAAPNLNSARGYEVVDTIKSSVESACSGVVSCADILAIAARDSVFLSGGPSWKVLLGRRDGTASNGTLANEALPSPFDPLDTIISKFTNMGLNLTDVVSLSGAHTIGRARCTLFGNRLFNFSGTGAPDSTLDTDMLSDLQSLCPQNGDGNVTTVLDRNSSDLFDSHYFKNLLSGMGLLSSDQILFSSDEANSTTKSLVQSYSNDSGLFFGDFANSMIKMGNINIKTGTNGEIRKNCRVINS